A region from the Lentimonas sp. CC4 genome encodes:
- a CDS encoding TonB-dependent receptor: MTKRHTLTFALLCATLSATATSTNDVQELPTLTVEETNAPLLDATALDAEALAQDTAGGTSVIDLDSEFIGGVNTTADIFRFDPGVYAQAGSVIQDARLSVRGSGATRRYGNRGLSLLIDGVPANSIDGSFYTRAYSPMNTSYVQVFRGGNGLAYGGNQIGGVINFVQKTGISNPGGEAQFEYGSFETTRSYVGYGIQEGQSDAYVSASWNESDGYRSHQSWRDFNTTANYGHRWSDTAITRAYILYSDSDADLASGLSKYDAIHDPKESKNTGAEDRDLSTFRLSQKTALDLDHTQLELFNYYQILDLDHLTRSTRPANLIDYDTKEYGLGWRSTSDFNVANIDQTLRSSLLYSWGDNDIGGYRSVYGFGPPRSLDNDYTDGAENFQLYLENESHLTDALSLIYGIGWQHAQRDRHLNSGQQNDPGSTISKFDESYDGYTPRFAVIYSLTNEWTAFANYSQSFEAPTFGESSGALDAQTAHTYEIGTRVNRPRYSGELTFYYSKIEDDFIDAESSGGGYIAENHDTLRQGIETAWTVNLWPDLSETAPVNLFLDASYQWNDFSFDGGEYNDNQIPGIAEHVITTRLRIEEPTGLWRIALTVERLASGLEVNNTNDLESTEPFTLVNLSGDYKINEQLSLYGGVDNLFDERTINTVTINPFNASSAYSPGNGISAYMGVRMQF; the protein is encoded by the coding sequence ATGACTAAACGACACACCCTTACCTTTGCACTCCTCTGTGCAACACTTTCAGCAACTGCCACATCGACCAACGACGTCCAAGAACTACCGACCCTTACGGTCGAAGAAACCAACGCACCACTGCTCGATGCAACCGCACTCGACGCCGAGGCTCTCGCGCAAGACACCGCCGGCGGCACGTCTGTCATCGATCTCGACTCCGAATTCATCGGCGGCGTGAACACCACGGCCGACATATTCCGATTCGACCCAGGCGTCTATGCGCAAGCCGGATCAGTCATTCAAGACGCCAGACTCTCCGTGCGCGGCAGTGGCGCGACGCGGCGTTACGGCAACCGCGGGCTCAGCTTGCTCATCGACGGCGTGCCTGCCAACAGTATCGACGGCTCATTCTACACCCGTGCCTATAGCCCGATGAACACCAGCTACGTGCAAGTCTTCCGCGGCGGCAACGGCCTCGCATATGGTGGCAACCAAATTGGCGGCGTCATTAATTTCGTGCAAAAAACCGGTATCTCGAACCCCGGCGGCGAAGCACAATTCGAATACGGCAGCTTCGAGACGACACGCAGCTACGTCGGCTATGGCATCCAAGAAGGCCAAAGTGACGCCTACGTCAGCGCCAGTTGGAACGAGTCCGACGGCTACCGCAGCCACCAAAGCTGGCGCGATTTCAACACCACTGCCAATTACGGCCACCGCTGGAGCGACACCGCAATCACCCGCGCTTATATTTTGTATAGCGACTCCGATGCCGACCTCGCATCCGGACTTAGTAAATACGACGCCATTCACGATCCGAAGGAGTCAAAGAACACGGGCGCGGAAGACCGCGATCTCTCCACCTTCCGCTTGTCTCAGAAGACAGCACTCGATTTGGATCACACACAACTCGAGCTCTTCAACTACTACCAGATCCTTGACCTCGATCACCTGACACGTAGCACTCGCCCAGCGAACCTCATCGACTACGACACCAAGGAATACGGACTTGGTTGGCGCAGCACATCAGACTTCAACGTCGCTAACATCGACCAAACCCTACGCAGCTCCCTACTCTACAGCTGGGGCGACAATGACATCGGCGGCTATCGAAGCGTTTACGGCTTCGGCCCCCCACGCTCACTCGACAACGACTACACCGACGGTGCTGAAAACTTCCAACTCTACCTTGAAAACGAGAGCCACTTAACCGACGCGCTCTCACTGATCTATGGTATCGGCTGGCAACACGCACAGCGCGATCGGCACCTCAACAGCGGGCAGCAAAACGACCCTGGCAGCACCATCAGCAAGTTCGATGAGAGCTACGACGGTTACACACCGCGCTTCGCGGTCATCTACTCACTCACCAACGAGTGGACAGCCTTTGCCAACTACAGCCAGTCCTTCGAGGCACCGACCTTTGGAGAGTCTTCCGGAGCACTCGATGCGCAAACCGCACACACCTACGAAATCGGCACCCGTGTCAATCGCCCACGCTACAGCGGCGAACTCACCTTCTACTACTCTAAGATCGAGGACGACTTCATCGACGCTGAATCAAGCGGTGGTGGCTATATCGCCGAGAACCATGACACGCTACGCCAAGGCATCGAAACCGCATGGACTGTCAACCTCTGGCCGGATCTCTCCGAGACAGCACCTGTGAATCTATTCCTTGATGCTAGCTATCAATGGAACGACTTCTCCTTCGATGGTGGCGAATATAATGACAATCAAATCCCAGGCATTGCTGAGCACGTCATCACCACCCGCCTACGCATCGAAGAGCCAACAGGCCTATGGCGTATCGCCCTGACCGTCGAGCGCCTCGCCAGCGGCCTAGAAGTGAATAACACTAACGATCTCGAAAGCACCGAACCCTTCACTCTCGTTAACCTTTCGGGCGACTACAAAATCAACGAGCAGCTCTCACTTTACGGCGGCGTGGACAACCTATTTGACGAGCGCACCATCAACACTGTGACCATTAATCCGTTTAACGCGTCCAGCGCCTACAGCCCCGGCAACGGCATCAGCGCCTATATGGGAGTGCGCATGCAGTTCTAA
- the polA gene encoding DNA polymerase I → MSKTLYLLDGMALAYRAHFALIRSPIYTSKGFNSSAIFGFTGTLIELVTKKQPSHLAVVFDTSAPTARHILHPEYKAQREAMPEDLAAAMPHLSRVAEAFGIPVLKMDGYEADDIIGTLAHRAEADGFDEVYMVTPDKDFGQLVTEKIKMYRPSRQGDGAEILGIDEILAKWDIERVDQVIDMLGLCGDVSDNIPGIPGIGPKTAAKLLKAYDNVDNIIDNVDKLKGKQQERVRDNAEQARLSKTLATIQLDVPIDAEWDSLRLDAPSKDKLVPLFAEFEFRTLGKRIFGNDFKFQEAASDLVLMSEDDEKTKATKTSGASAPESGQLDFLTDIALKTFADTKTDYRIADSATTLAELVAELRAAGSFAFDTETTGLNPRSVDLVGISFSTKPHSGWFVPISVFSADAFEALRPVFADASLNKIGHNLKFDLSILAEQGIAVAGQCYDTMLAHALIDPEQRHNLDTLSEDFLKYTTIRFNELVPDAKKGAPIDYSGVDPQALADYAIEDADVTLQLWELFKAKLEESGQAKVFYEIETPLLPVLVAMEREGILMDKATLAETGKSLEGHIAELHESISTAAGREFNLNSPKQLGEVLFDDLKLVEKPKKTKTGQYATNEQVLSSLAPKHPIVANILEYRQLTKLKSTYIDALPNSIDAKSGRVHTNYGQVQTATGRLSSNDPNLQNIPVRSAQGREIRKAFIARPGWKLMSADYSQIELRILAALTEDEGLLTAFREGRDIHAATAAKIFDVELDAVTREQRSTAKMVNFGIPYGISAFGLAQRLGTVSRTEAQAIINNYFEQFPGIPGYMTRIQESAKEKGYVETITGRRRSLKDINSRNGTIRAAAERNAINTPIQGTAADMIKIAMVNVQNALTKQKLNTRMLLQVHDELIFDLDPSEETAVRSLITEGMKNALDLKCPIEIDIGLGDNWLEAH, encoded by the coding sequence ATGTCTAAGACGCTCTATCTTCTCGATGGTATGGCCCTCGCCTACCGCGCACACTTTGCCCTGATCCGCAGCCCGATTTATACCTCCAAAGGCTTCAATTCTTCGGCGATCTTTGGGTTCACCGGCACACTGATTGAGCTGGTCACCAAAAAGCAACCAAGTCACCTCGCCGTCGTCTTTGACACCTCTGCGCCCACGGCTCGCCACATTCTGCACCCCGAATACAAGGCACAGCGCGAGGCGATGCCAGAAGACCTCGCCGCCGCCATGCCGCACCTTAGTCGCGTCGCCGAAGCGTTCGGCATTCCCGTGCTCAAAATGGATGGCTACGAGGCCGACGACATCATCGGCACCCTCGCCCACCGCGCCGAGGCCGACGGGTTTGACGAAGTCTATATGGTCACGCCCGATAAGGACTTTGGCCAACTCGTTACTGAGAAGATCAAAATGTATCGCCCTTCACGCCAAGGTGACGGCGCTGAAATCCTTGGCATAGATGAGATCCTCGCGAAATGGGACATCGAACGCGTCGATCAAGTCATCGACATGCTCGGCCTCTGCGGCGACGTGTCCGACAACATCCCCGGCATTCCTGGCATCGGCCCGAAGACCGCCGCTAAACTCCTGAAAGCCTACGACAATGTCGACAACATCATCGACAACGTCGACAAGCTCAAGGGCAAGCAGCAAGAGCGCGTGCGCGATAACGCCGAACAAGCCCGTCTCTCGAAAACTTTAGCCACCATTCAACTCGATGTGCCGATCGATGCCGAGTGGGACAGTCTCCGTCTCGACGCACCGAGCAAAGACAAACTCGTGCCACTCTTCGCCGAGTTCGAATTCCGCACCCTCGGCAAACGTATCTTCGGCAACGATTTCAAATTCCAAGAAGCGGCGTCCGACCTCGTCCTGATGAGCGAAGACGACGAAAAGACAAAAGCCACCAAAACCAGTGGAGCCTCCGCACCTGAATCAGGTCAACTCGATTTCTTAACCGACATCGCACTCAAAACCTTCGCCGACACCAAGACCGACTACCGCATCGCCGACTCCGCCACGACACTCGCCGAGCTCGTCGCCGAACTGCGTGCCGCTGGTAGCTTCGCCTTCGACACAGAAACCACTGGACTGAACCCGCGTAGCGTCGACCTTGTCGGCATCTCTTTTAGCACGAAGCCGCACAGCGGTTGGTTTGTGCCGATTTCAGTATTCAGTGCTGATGCCTTTGAGGCACTGCGCCCAGTCTTCGCAGATGCATCGCTCAATAAGATCGGTCACAATCTAAAGTTCGACCTCTCGATCCTCGCCGAACAAGGCATCGCCGTCGCAGGTCAATGCTACGACACCATGCTGGCGCACGCATTGATCGACCCCGAGCAGCGTCACAACCTAGATACGCTCTCGGAAGACTTCCTGAAATACACCACGATTCGTTTTAACGAACTCGTCCCAGACGCCAAGAAAGGCGCGCCGATCGACTACTCCGGCGTCGATCCACAAGCCCTCGCCGACTACGCAATCGAAGATGCAGATGTCACCCTACAACTCTGGGAATTGTTTAAAGCCAAACTCGAAGAGAGCGGCCAAGCCAAAGTCTTTTACGAAATCGAAACGCCCCTGCTCCCGGTGCTGGTCGCAATGGAGCGCGAAGGCATCTTGATGGACAAAGCAACACTCGCCGAAACGGGCAAATCGCTGGAAGGCCACATCGCCGAACTGCACGAGTCCATCAGCACCGCCGCAGGTCGAGAGTTCAACCTCAATTCGCCTAAGCAACTGGGCGAAGTCTTATTCGACGACCTCAAGCTCGTTGAAAAGCCGAAGAAAACCAAAACCGGCCAATACGCGACCAATGAGCAAGTGCTCTCCTCGCTCGCGCCGAAGCATCCGATTGTCGCCAATATTCTCGAATACCGCCAGCTCACCAAGCTCAAGAGCACCTATATCGACGCATTGCCGAATTCCATCGATGCCAAATCTGGCCGCGTGCACACGAACTACGGACAAGTGCAAACAGCAACTGGCCGTCTCTCGTCCAACGACCCGAATTTGCAAAACATTCCCGTGCGCAGCGCCCAAGGTCGTGAAATCCGCAAGGCCTTCATCGCGCGCCCCGGTTGGAAGCTGATGTCGGCCGACTACTCGCAAATTGAGTTACGCATCCTCGCCGCACTCACCGAAGACGAAGGCCTGCTCACCGCCTTCCGCGAAGGCCGCGACATTCACGCCGCCACCGCAGCCAAGATTTTTGACGTCGAACTCGACGCCGTCACCCGCGAACAACGCAGCACCGCGAAGATGGTCAACTTCGGCATCCCTTACGGCATTTCCGCGTTTGGTCTAGCGCAACGCCTCGGCACCGTCTCACGCACCGAAGCTCAAGCAATCATCAATAACTATTTCGAGCAATTCCCAGGCATTCCCGGCTACATGACGCGCATTCAGGAAAGCGCCAAAGAGAAAGGCTACGTCGAAACCATCACCGGACGCCGTCGCAGCTTAAAGGACATCAATTCCAGAAACGGCACCATCCGCGCGGCCGCCGAGCGCAATGCGATCAACACTCCGATTCAAGGCACCGCCGCGGACATGATCAAAATCGCGATGGTCAACGTGCAGAACGCATTGACCAAACAGAAGCTCAACACCCGCATGCTCCTTCAAGTGCACGATGAATTGATCTTCGACCTCGATCCAAGCGAAGAGACCGCGGTGCGTTCATTGATCACCGAAGGCATGAAAAACGCCCTCGATTTGAAATGCCCGATCGAGATCGACATCGGCCTAGGCGACAACTGGCTGGAAGCGCACTAA
- a CDS encoding type II toxin-antitoxin system RelE/ParE family toxin encodes MEVTFYETTSFTEGVSKLRAQAQCLELKEELTRNPEKGNLLRGTGGFRKIRMRLQGRGKSGGARVIYYYLSDDGVVYLVSLYAKNVQEALTAKQTKQLKELSTVIKAKLQETKDHE; translated from the coding sequence ATGGAGGTCACATTTTATGAAACCACTTCGTTTACTGAAGGTGTCAGCAAACTCAGGGCACAGGCTCAATGCCTGGAACTCAAAGAGGAACTCACTCGGAATCCCGAAAAAGGCAATCTACTGCGGGGGACAGGTGGCTTCCGTAAAATAAGAATGCGTTTGCAGGGGCGGGGTAAAAGTGGTGGTGCCAGAGTGATTTACTATTATCTCAGTGACGATGGGGTGGTTTATCTCGTCTCGCTGTATGCGAAAAATGTGCAGGAAGCATTGACCGCTAAACAAACCAAGCAATTGAAGGAATTAAGCACCGTGATTAAGGCTAAATTACAGGAGACAAAAGACCATGAATGA
- a CDS encoding helix-turn-helix domain-containing protein, with amino-acid sequence MNDTDFNQLVGDVNEVIAHLEGKQTLRKTVITVPDEPPAYTAADVRKLRESLQLSQGLFAKILNVSVNTVRKWEQDERHPSGSSARLLQIAQLHPEYLLNDLKGRSVA; translated from the coding sequence ATGAATGATACAGATTTTAACCAACTCGTTGGAGACGTGAACGAGGTAATTGCGCACCTCGAAGGCAAACAGACGCTGCGCAAGACCGTGATTACTGTGCCGGACGAACCGCCAGCCTATACGGCAGCTGATGTCCGCAAATTGCGTGAATCCTTGCAACTGAGTCAGGGCCTTTTTGCCAAGATTTTAAACGTCAGTGTCAATACTGTGCGTAAATGGGAGCAGGATGAACGTCACCCGTCCGGATCGTCTGCGCGCCTACTTCAGATCGCCCAACTGCACCCTGAATACTTATTGAATGACTTGAAGGGCCGGAGTGTTGCCTAG
- a CDS encoding type II toxin-antitoxin system Phd/YefM family antitoxin, with protein MKTELVTTLKRQATRIIEDLRTERDPILITEHGKPAAYLVDVETFEAKEKRMKLLEGLARGEKAFSEGRVLSHSEAKQKMSRWLK; from the coding sequence ATGAAAACGGAATTGGTCACAACTTTAAAAAGGCAAGCGACTCGTATTATCGAAGACCTCAGGACGGAAAGAGATCCAATTTTGATCACTGAGCATGGCAAACCTGCGGCGTATCTAGTCGATGTTGAAACGTTTGAAGCTAAAGAAAAAAGAATGAAGCTGCTAGAGGGACTTGCTCGTGGCGAAAAAGCGTTTTCAGAGGGCAGGGTTCTGAGTCATTCAGAAGCAAAACAGAAAATGTCGCGATGGCTGAAGTAA
- a CDS encoding type II toxin-antitoxin system RelE/ParE family toxin, translated as MSIDAACRFVRKVFDKVDLLQENPDIGTAPRELNGTPYRRLVIKPVYVYYRVEGQSVVIVFVDRNEREFSISRFAR; from the coding sequence ATGAGTATCGACGCGGCATGTCGCTTCGTTCGAAAAGTTTTTGATAAGGTCGATTTACTGCAAGAGAATCCAGACATTGGAACGGCTCCAAGAGAGCTGAATGGCACTCCTTATCGAAGATTAGTCATCAAGCCAGTTTATGTTTACTACAGGGTTGAAGGTCAGAGTGTTGTGATCGTTTTTGTGGATCGTAACGAGCGAGAGTTTTCGATTTCTCGGTTTGCGAGATAG
- a CDS encoding PfkB family carbohydrate kinase, with the protein MSTHAPVDVLCVGYACVDINFNAPHHPSADEKLRATQMHTCGGGPAANAAVAIARLGGTARFSGYLGNDAFGDAHLREFATDNVLADVLHRGDTPTPVAAVTIKPNGQRSIIDYRAPSALAADDTISLHKHPAKVLLIDGHQPLLSLALVEEARTLGIPTVLDAGSVSDGTMLLFNKVDYLITSEKFAKHYSGEDDPRTALAALDGTAPFIACTWGADGVYWQDEYGQHHTPAFDIEPVDTTGAGDAFHGAFALGLAEGLSPKQNMRRASATGALTCLKAGARSALPTRQAVEALSQ; encoded by the coding sequence ATGTCCACCCATGCACCAGTCGACGTATTATGCGTAGGCTATGCATGTGTGGACATTAATTTTAATGCGCCACACCATCCGTCTGCGGACGAGAAACTACGCGCTACGCAGATGCACACCTGTGGCGGTGGCCCTGCTGCCAATGCAGCTGTCGCCATCGCGCGACTCGGCGGCACAGCTCGCTTCAGCGGCTACTTAGGCAACGACGCATTCGGCGACGCACACCTGCGTGAATTTGCGACCGACAATGTCCTCGCCGATGTCCTTCATCGTGGCGACACGCCGACACCCGTCGCAGCCGTCACCATCAAGCCCAACGGTCAGCGATCCATTATCGATTATCGAGCACCCTCTGCCCTCGCAGCCGATGATACCATCAGCTTGCACAAGCACCCCGCGAAGGTGCTGCTAATCGACGGCCATCAACCGTTGCTCTCACTCGCACTGGTCGAAGAAGCACGCACACTCGGTATTCCCACCGTGCTCGACGCCGGCTCCGTCAGCGACGGCACCATGCTGCTCTTCAACAAGGTCGACTACCTGATCACTTCCGAGAAATTCGCCAAACACTACAGCGGCGAAGACGATCCGCGCACCGCGCTCGCCGCACTCGATGGCACTGCCCCCTTCATCGCCTGCACTTGGGGTGCCGATGGCGTGTATTGGCAAGACGAATACGGCCAACACCACACGCCCGCCTTTGATATTGAGCCCGTCGATACCACCGGAGCTGGAGACGCCTTTCACGGCGCGTTCGCCCTCGGCCTAGCCGAAGGATTATCGCCCAAGCAAAACATGCGCCGCGCCAGCGCCACTGGCGCCCTCACCTGCCTCAAAGCCGGAGCGCGCAGCGCTCTGCCAACACGCCAAGCCGTCGAGGCACTGAGCCAGTAG
- a CDS encoding assimilatory sulfite reductase (NADPH) flavoprotein subunit, producing MSNSNAFLPNTAPFTPDQVQWLNGFLPNLQPDQLIWMEGYISGLRAGQGGATVAAPAAPAAAPTLTVLFGSESGNAESLADQTVKAATKLGFKAKAVSMGDIKPAKLKGTDNLLVLVSTWGEGDAPENAVDFVEAFLGDKAPKLEGTRFSVLGLGDTSYEHFCKMGIDIDARLEALGAQRVYDRKDCDVDFDDDYAAWSTGALGALKALAAPAAATSAAAAAPATTATVKYSRKNPFPSELTERVMLNGEGSAKETVHLEFNLEGSGLTYEAGDALAVIPHNAQEVVDAILEATKLDGSSTVTLKDGECTLSDALTRKLDATAISLPVLKRYNEFAQDAKLAALIEDKEALKDYSWGREIIDVLVDFPAKSITADQLAGTMRKLPPRLYSIASSPKAHPGEVHLTVGVVRYETNDRSRNGVCSSFLADRIEEGSTVDIFVTPNKHFKVPANPDAPLIMVGPGTGIAPFRAFIEERKETDAKGKNWLIFGDQHYLTDFLYQTEWQDYLADGVLTKLDVAFSRDQKEKVYVQDRMRENAKELYAWLEEGASFCVCGDATRMAHDVDQALHDVIAQEGGLSEEAAADYVKQLKADKRYLRDVY from the coding sequence ATGAGCAACTCAAACGCTTTCCTACCAAACACAGCACCATTTACACCGGATCAGGTGCAATGGCTCAACGGATTCCTACCGAATCTCCAACCCGATCAATTGATCTGGATGGAAGGCTACATCAGCGGCCTGCGCGCTGGTCAAGGTGGTGCCACAGTCGCCGCACCTGCTGCTCCAGCAGCGGCTCCAACATTGACCGTATTGTTCGGCTCCGAGTCTGGAAATGCAGAAAGCCTCGCCGACCAAACCGTGAAAGCCGCCACAAAGCTGGGCTTCAAAGCGAAGGCAGTGAGCATGGGCGACATCAAGCCGGCCAAGCTCAAAGGCACCGACAACCTACTCGTGCTCGTCAGCACATGGGGCGAAGGCGATGCTCCTGAAAATGCCGTCGATTTCGTCGAAGCATTCCTAGGCGATAAAGCACCGAAGCTCGAAGGCACACGCTTCTCCGTGCTCGGTCTTGGCGACACAAGCTACGAACATTTCTGCAAGATGGGCATCGATATCGACGCCCGCCTTGAAGCACTCGGCGCACAACGCGTATACGACCGCAAAGACTGCGACGTTGACTTCGACGACGACTACGCCGCATGGAGCACTGGCGCCCTCGGCGCTCTCAAAGCATTGGCGGCACCCGCAGCAGCGACTTCCGCAGCAGCAGCAGCTCCGGCAACCACCGCGACTGTTAAATACTCGCGCAAGAACCCATTCCCATCCGAGCTCACCGAACGCGTCATGCTCAACGGCGAAGGCTCTGCCAAGGAAACCGTCCACCTCGAATTCAACCTCGAAGGCTCTGGGCTCACCTATGAAGCTGGCGACGCGCTGGCAGTCATCCCACACAACGCCCAAGAGGTCGTCGATGCGATCCTCGAAGCAACCAAGCTCGACGGTAGCAGCACGGTCACACTCAAAGACGGCGAATGCACACTCAGCGATGCGCTCACACGCAAGCTCGACGCGACTGCAATTTCACTGCCAGTGCTCAAGCGCTACAACGAGTTTGCACAAGATGCCAAGCTCGCTGCCCTAATCGAAGACAAAGAAGCACTCAAGGATTACAGCTGGGGGCGCGAAATCATCGACGTGCTCGTCGACTTCCCGGCGAAGAGCATCACAGCCGATCAACTCGCTGGCACCATGCGCAAACTACCACCTCGCCTCTACTCGATCGCATCGAGCCCGAAGGCACACCCAGGTGAAGTGCACCTCACTGTCGGCGTCGTTCGCTACGAAACCAACGATCGCTCACGCAATGGCGTCTGCTCCTCTTTCCTCGCAGATCGCATCGAAGAAGGTAGCACGGTCGACATCTTCGTCACACCGAACAAACATTTCAAAGTCCCAGCCAACCCAGACGCACCACTCATCATGGTCGGCCCTGGCACTGGTATCGCACCCTTCCGCGCCTTCATCGAAGAGCGCAAGGAAACAGATGCCAAAGGCAAGAACTGGCTCATCTTTGGTGACCAGCACTACCTCACCGACTTCCTTTATCAGACCGAGTGGCAAGACTACTTGGCAGATGGCGTGTTGACGAAGCTCGACGTCGCCTTCTCCCGCGACCAAAAGGAAAAAGTTTACGTCCAAGACCGCATGCGTGAAAACGCGAAGGAGCTCTACGCATGGCTCGAAGAAGGCGCGTCCTTCTGTGTCTGTGGCGATGCCACTCGCATGGCACACGACGTCGACCAAGCGCTCCACGATGTGATCGCCCAAGAAGGCGGCCTCAGCGAAGAAGCCGCGGCCGACTACGTCAAACAACTCAAAGCCGACAAGCGCTACCTGCGCGACGTATATTAG
- a CDS encoding NADPH-dependent assimilatory sulfite reductase hemoprotein subunit, with product MISDSQTPQKLHKNEGIKDSSNYLRGTILEGLADVSTGSIAADDQQLTKFHGLYQQDDRDVRSARRKHKLDKAYSFLARICLPGGICTPEQWIVMDELANYCAFNTLKLTTRQAFQLHGILKGNLKDVISRCNDVAMTTLAACGDVNRNVMCNPNPFETELHAQVQQITDEIDAHLKPQTPAFSEMWLDGKPLKLTVPQADERSLDCGGTDVEPLYGKTYLPRKFKIAVAIPPYNDVDIFANCLGFIAIIEDGKLAGFNVTVGGGMGMTHGNEKTFPRLADVMAFCTPEQAVAVAEKIVTIQRDNGKREERTNARFKYTVERLGVDWIRNELENRLGYKLEDARDYKFTSTGDRYGWCEGTNGKWNLGLFIEGGRIVDTEGSPLKTGMLEIAKVHTGDFRLTGNQNMLIGNVDAADKGKIDAMVEQYGLDAYKTASGMRRSQIACVSLPTCGLALAESERYLPTLVTDLEVILEEAGLREDEIVIRSTGCPNGCGRPYLGEIGLVGKVPGKYNLYLGAGFDGERLNKLYRTSITHEQIIEELRPILLAYAKERNEGERFGDFVIRKDYVKATTAGNNFHANIK from the coding sequence ATGATTTCCGACAGTCAAACACCACAGAAACTGCACAAGAACGAAGGCATCAAGGATAGCAGCAACTATCTACGCGGCACTATCCTTGAGGGATTGGCCGATGTCTCCACTGGTTCGATCGCTGCTGATGACCAGCAGTTGACGAAATTTCATGGTCTTTACCAGCAGGATGACCGCGATGTGCGCAGTGCGCGTCGCAAGCACAAGTTGGACAAGGCATACTCGTTTTTGGCACGTATTTGCCTGCCCGGTGGTATTTGCACACCAGAGCAGTGGATCGTGATGGATGAGCTCGCTAACTATTGCGCGTTCAACACGTTGAAACTGACCACGCGTCAGGCCTTTCAGTTGCACGGTATCTTGAAGGGGAACCTCAAGGATGTGATCAGTCGCTGTAATGACGTGGCGATGACAACGCTTGCCGCTTGTGGTGACGTGAACCGCAATGTGATGTGCAATCCTAATCCGTTTGAGACTGAACTGCACGCTCAAGTGCAACAGATTACGGACGAAATCGATGCGCACCTGAAACCGCAAACGCCGGCGTTTTCCGAGATGTGGTTGGATGGCAAGCCATTGAAATTGACTGTGCCTCAGGCTGATGAGCGCTCTCTGGATTGTGGTGGCACCGATGTGGAGCCGCTTTACGGTAAGACTTATTTGCCACGTAAGTTTAAGATCGCAGTCGCGATTCCGCCTTATAACGACGTCGATATTTTCGCAAACTGCCTCGGCTTCATCGCCATTATTGAGGACGGCAAGCTGGCGGGCTTTAATGTGACCGTCGGTGGTGGTATGGGCATGACGCATGGCAACGAGAAGACTTTCCCGCGTCTTGCAGACGTCATGGCATTTTGCACGCCTGAGCAAGCAGTCGCAGTGGCAGAGAAGATCGTCACGATTCAGCGTGACAACGGCAAGCGCGAGGAACGCACCAACGCACGTTTCAAATACACAGTGGAGCGTCTCGGTGTGGATTGGATTCGCAACGAACTCGAAAACCGTCTCGGCTACAAACTCGAAGATGCACGCGACTACAAATTTACCAGCACGGGCGACCGCTACGGCTGGTGTGAAGGCACGAATGGCAAGTGGAACCTCGGCCTCTTCATCGAAGGTGGCCGTATCGTCGATACTGAAGGCAGCCCACTTAAGACAGGTATGCTTGAAATCGCGAAGGTGCATACGGGCGACTTCCGTCTGACTGGTAATCAGAACATGTTGATCGGCAACGTCGATGCTGCGGATAAGGGCAAAATCGATGCGATGGTTGAGCAATACGGTCTCGATGCTTATAAAACCGCTTCTGGTATGCGCCGCAGCCAAATCGCTTGTGTATCGCTACCAACGTGTGGACTCGCACTTGCTGAGTCCGAGCGTTACCTGCCGACTTTGGTCACTGATCTCGAAGTGATTCTTGAAGAAGCTGGCCTGCGCGAAGACGAAATTGTGATCCGCTCGACTGGTTGCCCGAATGGGTGCGGCCGTCCGTATCTCGGTGAAATCGGCCTAGTCGGTAAGGTTCCCGGCAAGTATAACTTGTATCTCGGTGCTGGCTTTGACGGCGAACGCCTGAACAAGCTCTACCGCACCTCGATCACTCACGAGCAAATCATCGAAGAGCTCCGGCCGATTCTTCTCGCTTATGCGAAAGAGCGCAACGAAGGCGAACGCTTCGGCGATTTTGTGATCCGCAAGGACTACGTGAAAGCGACGACTGCGGGGAATAACTTCCACGCGAATATCAAGTAA